From one Plectropomus leopardus isolate mb chromosome 8, YSFRI_Pleo_2.0, whole genome shotgun sequence genomic stretch:
- the lrif1 gene encoding uncharacterized protein lrif1, with translation MKLIPVQMVSRQFVSSQMIQPKMNPTPQKPVAINTAPAPVRAQISHPKTNPTPQKALAIQMALAPVQSQTIHPKTNPTAQKAVTIKTVPAPVKMSALNPSTTQQIVNKQVSLTNAFPNQAGWSRGQSLNKHPLQQQDVNLMAVVPLAVTPATNSGTLGRLPGHLPVTVKFPALPRGPYLQIPSSSQVPASERPHCINQPTFTPLSSSSSPSLSSLLCVSPTTTVSPNTAPQSDSALCETSNITSCPSKGSKPHLKLIPKASQRPNSPIKWVIEEEEDSSATPAPDPLHSSVTSEALRAVAERGNASQHCDVLPKPVPLWRRGKSGQGKEDALITDNGKVFFVAKNCSLRSKMAAEESPTATRKSHELDKTVVSSPKQSLESAAPQMKQSLRVPHESDEVIDLCDDDASDDSSQQAASAQVSALTLPDEDNVIFVSYIPPKAESASTPDLRPQTQMTHVKETDQTGATCSDEVTEQQSRNAPADDDISAVRSEPDQSMSYHTVRNLPHVCDSPLINMYDNEGSNTSSQQSASSHQPENMKADAESRRPADPSTSNSSSGKFSPIEMDTYKVESSMYPAASWTSSPESCQRADSLLRQLFGITANVEVSLQRIDGASDWCPPADPLQSESISSEQDQQEPASGLKEKDILQDLCCPQDMDKRVKVSEQELSENQSPHTDNRPFKCSHFKVNTKALSVLKKKCLSGNSPLRGTSCVVETEPVIGYMEPIDEDFLSTDEKDIPNSQDTSVRPQTQTCPDLNTNTRRLGRTRKRTMCPCCIPGAQDAAAKSSTKTQEPDRWTWRTERTNKRGGRAKTLRKDVKTSGSISCPTEKRRHYCRTPDEVSASVDSLSTVSVDCEELEKQEQVRRLRELLAEKEAALELIRKGLS, from the exons ATGAAGCTGATTCCTGTACAGATGGTCAGCAGACAATTTGTCAGTTCTCAAATGATTCAACCCAAAATGAATCCTACACCGCAGAAACCTGTGGCCATAAACACTGCCCCAGCACCTGTTCGGGCTCAAATAAGCCACCCCAAAACGAATCCTACCCCACAGAAAGCTCTGGCCATACAAATGGCCTTGGCCCCTGTTCAGTCTCAGACGATCCACCCCAAAACAAATCCTACAGCACAGAAAGCTGTGACCATCAAGACTGTCCCAGCACCTGTAAAGATGTCGGCTTTGAATCCTTCCACCACGCAGCAGATCGTCAATAAGCAGGTTTCACTCACGAATGCCTTCCCTAATCAAGCAGGTTGGAGTCGTGGTCAGTCACTAAACAAGCATCCACTTCAGCAACAGGATGTAAATTTAATGGCGGTAGTTCCCCTGGCTGTAACACCTGCAACAAACAGTGGGACATTAGGAAGACTCCCAGGTCATCTCCCAGTCACAGTGAAATTTCCAGCACTCCCCAGAGGACCGTACCTTCAGATTCCCTCCAGCTCACAAGTCCCAGCGTCTGAACGACCTCACTGTATCAATCAGCCAACTTTTACTCCCTTGTCATCCAGCTCCTCTCCAAGCTTATCcagtctgctctgtgtgtcACCCACCACCACTGTCAGTCCAAACACTGCTCCACAAAGTGATTCTGCACTTTGCGAGACATCAAATATAACTTCATGTCCCTCTAAAGGAtcaaaaccacatttaaaattaattccaaAGGCTTCCCAAAGGCCCAACAGCCCCATAAAGTGGGTcatagaggaggaggaggacagctcAGCCACTCCAGCTCCAGATCCTCTTCATTCCTCTGTTACGTCAGAGGCTCTTCGAGCTGttgcagagagaggaaatgcCAGCCAGCACTGTGATGTCCTTCCAAAACCAGTTCCTCTGTGGCGTCGGGGCAAAAGTGGACAAGGAAAGGAGGACGCCTTGATCACGGACAAtggtaaagtgttttttgtggcCAAAAATTGCAGCTTGCGGTCCAAAATGGCAGCAGAGGAGTCACCCACAGCAACAAGAAAAAGTCATGAATTGGACAAAACAGTCGTATCTTCACCCAAACAGTCACTCGAGTCAGCTGCACCTCAGATGAAGCAGAGCCTCCGAGTTCCTCATGAGTCCGATGAGGTGATTGATctttgtgatgatgatgctTCTGATGACTCATCTCAACAGGCAGCATCAGCTCAGGTGTCAGCACTCACTCTTCCAGATGAAGACAATGTAATATTTGTGTCCTATATTCCACCCAAAGCTGAGTCTGCGTCAACACCAGATTTGagaccacaaacacaaatgacacATGTAAAGGAAACGGACCAGACGGGCGCAACATGCTCCGACGAGGTGACGGAACAACAGAGCCGGAATGCTCCAGCTGACGATGACATCTCTGCTGTTAGAAGTGAACCTGACCAGAGCATGTCATACCACACGGTCAGAAACCTGCCACATGTTTGTGATTCACCACTGATTAACATGTATGATAATGAGGGCTCAAACACCAGCAGTCAGCAGAGCGCCTCCAGCCACCAGCCGGAGAACATGAAAGCTGACGCAGAGTCAAGAAGGCCAGCAGATCCCAGCACGTCCAACAGCAGCAGTGGAAAATTTTCTCCAATAGAGATGGACACCTACAAAGTAGAG aGCTCTATGTATCCAGCAGCAAGTTGGACATCCTCGCCAGAATCCTGTCAAAGGGCTGATAGTCTGCTGAGACAGTTATTTGGGATTACAGCTAATGTGGAAGTTAGCCTGCAGAGGATCGATGGAGCCTCAGACTGGTGTCCTCCTGCTGATCCTCTGCAGAGTGAGTCCATCAGCTCAGAGCAGGATCAGCAGGAACCAGCCAGCGGGCTCAAagagaaagacattttacagGACCTTTGCTGTCCACAAGACATGGACAAAAGAGTGAAAGTAAGTGAACAGGAACTGTCTGAAAACCAGAGTCCCCACACAGATAACAGACCTTTCaaatgctcacatttcaaagtgaACACTAAAGCTCTCtcagttttgaagaaaaagtgCCTCTCAGGTAACAGTCCTCTCAGGGGGACATCTTGTGTTGTTGAAACTGAGCCAGTGATTGGCTACATGGAACCCATCGATGAAGACTTCCTCAGCACAGATGAAAAGGACATCCCAAACTCTCAGGACACATCTGTCCGGCCACAGACTCAGACCTGCCCGgatctgaacacaaacacaaggagACTGGGCAGGACCAGGAAGCGCACAATGTGTCCATGTTGCATCCCTGGAGCTCAAGATGCTGCAGCCAAGTCCAGCACAAAGACACAGGAGCCAGACAGGTGGAcatggaggacagagaggacaaatAAAAGAGGGGGAAGAGCAAAGACTTTAAGAAAAGATGTCAAAACATCTGGAAGCATCAGTTGTCCAACAGAGAAGAGGAGGCACTACTGCAGGACTCCTGATGAGGTTTCTGCCTCAGTGGACAGTTTGTCCACAGTATCAGTGGACTGTGAGGAACTAGAAAAGCAGGAGCAGGTCAGAAGACTCAGAGAGCTGTTGGCAGAGAAAGAGGCAGCTCTAGAACTGATCCGAAAAGGCTTGAGTTGA
- the si:dkeyp-110g5.4 gene encoding uncharacterized protein si:dkeyp-110g5.4, whose product MDLLDKLEIYIPVDAEVKSIPLGSLPKSVLRRMGLLLSDADGSRKLKDSPEGIWICPAVIRTKGQKVAPHTGHSGIENMSLLLGREVRAAPGPFQMSFISANRTAYKVLKDTMPGKNVSAQTSHSSLLPQGSAPQTYKDAVVIYQGRVYLSARKPSHGCSQQKKRQPRPASHSSIPSASDVSSNSQKKELLNDNKAKQKRIAWKVISKNETDALHKVSDVSSSTASHHVAQSSASMHSHHQKDADREPAAEEAVGTEPGWFQPLEEREEASSNGSEHQIQDQSHEEADDLQTGSVEPDSIVGIEEQRSSQTLSSRECQGAARALTSLPEELDFEMLEQQEKIAQMRAKLAKMAKNKQKRE is encoded by the exons ATGGATCTCCTTGACAAACTGGAAATCTACATCCCAGTAGATGCTGAGGTGAAAAGCATTCCTCTGGGGAGCTTACCAAAGTCAGTCCTGAGACGAATGGGCCTCCTCCTGTCTGACGCAGACGGTTCCAGGAAGCTCAAAGACTCTCCAGAGGGCATATGGATTTGTCCAGCAGTCATACGGACCAAAGGCCAGAAAGTGGCCCCCCACACAGGACACAGTGGGATAGAAAACATGTCCTTACTGCTGGGCAGAGAGGTTCGAGCTGCGCCAGGTCCCTTCCAAATGTCCTTTATCTCCGCCAATCGCACAGCGTACAAGGTGCTGAAAGACACCATGCCTGGAAAAAATGTCTCTGCACAGACATCTCACAGCTCCCTGTTACCTCAGGGCTCAGCACCGCAGACATACAAAGATGCTGTCGTCATCTACCAAGGACGCGTTTACCTGTCCGCCAGAAAGCCCAGTCACGGCTGCAGTCAACAAAAGAAACGTCAACCACGGCCAGCCTCCCACTCCTCCATTCCCTCAGCGTCTGACGTGTCCTCTAACAGCCAAAAGAAG GAGCTGCTGAATGACAACAAGGCCAAGCAGAAACGCATCGCATGGAAAGTAATCAGTAAAAACGAGACAGATGCTTTGCACAAGGTGAGTGATGTTTCCTCATCCACAGCGTCACATCATGTTGCTCAGTCCTCTGCCAGCATGCACAGCCATCATCAGAAGGATGCTGACAGAGAGCCGGCTGCAGAGGAAGCAGTGGGCACAGAGCCAGGGTGGTTTCAGCCtctggaggagagggaggaggcaTCCAGCAACGGTAGTGAACATCAGATACAGGACCAGAGCCATGAAGAAGCTGACGATCTACAAACTGGCAGTGTTGAACCTGACAGCATCGTTGGTATTGAAGAGCAAAGAAGCAGCCAGACCTTGAGCAGCAGAGAGTGTCAGGGTGCAGCTCGCGCCCTCACGTCGCTACCAGAGGAGTTAGACTTTGAGATGCTGGAGCAACAGGAGAAGATTGCTCAAATGAGGGCTAAACTGgccaaaatggccaaaaacaaacaaaaaagagagtga
- the LOC121947022 gene encoding N-acylglucosamine 2-epimerase, whose product MSVVRLEECREQIRKELDNAMDFWLKYSHDTTHGGFFTCLGRDGKVYDELKYVWLQGRQVWMYCRLYRTMDRFRKPEILEAAKAGGAFLRKFARVSSGSSGQWKCAFCLTREGKAVKIQRTIFSECFYVMAMDELSRVTGDKDMQLEAEQMMEQLIYWVQVDSSGLGQPQLPGNVPTNSMAVPMMLLCLVRQLTEGRSPEVVHKYRELASWCVQQILQHVQRDGTAILENVSVEGAELPGCQGRVQNPGHALEAGWFLLQFSAEREDEELQRTAISKFVELPYQCGWDREHGGLFSFLDVDGHPPMQLEWSMKMWWPHCEALVAFLMAYSQTKKPELLERFFQVSEYTFKHFPDAQSGEWFGYLTQEGKVALDLKGGVFKGCFHVPRCLYMCERILDDLLANKD is encoded by the exons atgtctGTGGTGAGGCTGGAGGAGTGTCGAGAGCAGATTCGTAAAGAATTGGACAATGCAATGGACTTCTGGCTCAAATACTCTCATGACACCACACATGG AGGCTTCTTCACCTGTCTCGGGAGGGATGGGAAGGTTTATGATGAGCTGAAGTATGTATGGTTGCAGGGCAGACAG GTGTGGATGTATTGTCGTCTGTACAGAACCATGGATCGCTTTCGCAAGCCTGAAATCCTGGAAGCTGCAAAAGctg GAGGAGCATTCCTGAGAAAGTTTGCTCGTGTGTCCAGTGGCAGCAGTGGCCAGTGGAAGTGTGCCTTCTGCTTAACCAGAGAAGGTAAAGCAGTCAAAATCCAGAGGACAATATTCAGTGAGTGTTTCTACGTCATGGCCATGGATGAACTGAGCAGGGTCACTGGTGACAAGGACATGCAG CTGGAGGCTGAACAGATGATGGAGCAGTTGATCTACTGGGTCCAGGTGGACTCGTCAGGCCTGGGCCAGCCCCAGCTCCCTGGAAATGTTCCAACCAACAGCATGGCAGTTCCCATGATGCTGCTGTGTCTGGTGCGACAGCTGACTGAAGGCCGCAGTCCGGAGGTTGTTCACAAGTACAGAGAGCTGGCCAGCTGGTGTGTTCAGCAGATTCTACAACATGTCCAG AGAGACGGCACAGCTATTTTGGAGAACGTGTCAGTGGAGGGAGCAGAGCTGCCGGGTTGCCAGGGCCGAGTGCAGAACCCGG GCCATGCCCTGGAAGCAGGCTGGTTCCTGCTTCAGTTCAGTGCAGAGCGGGAGGACGAGGAGCTCCAGAGGACCGCCATCAGCAAGTTTGTGGAGCTGCCTTATCAGTGCGGCTGGGACAGAGAGCACGGCGGCCTCTTTTCCTTCCTGGATGTAGATGGTCATCCCCCCATGCAG CTGGAATGGAGCATGAAGATGTGGTGGCCCCACTGTGAGGCCCTGGTGGCCTTCCTCATGGCCTACAGTCAAACCAAGAAGCCTGAGCTGCTGGAGAGATTCTTTCAAGTTTCTGAGTACACCTTTAAGCAT TTTCCTGATGCCCAGAGCGGTGAGTGGTTCGGCTATTTGACACAAGAAGGGAAAGTTGCACTGGATTTAAAGGGAGGGGTCTTCAAAG ggTGCTTCCACGTGCCGCGCTGCCTGTACATGTGTGAGCGTATTCTGGATGATCTGCTGGCAAACAAGGACTGA